Part of the Marinicella rhabdoformis genome is shown below.
TACTTTATTCGTGTACCCAAGAACAAACTAGAAATGTGGATGTGGATGGAGTCAGAACGTTTGTCTCAACCGGTTTTCCGTGAATTTTATTCAGAACGTGATGTGGTTTATGAAGAACGCCGCATGCGCACAGAGTCTACCCCTACGGGTGCACAAGATGAGGTCTTTAACTCCATGTTTTGGCGCGGTCACCCTTACGGTTGGCCTGTGGTTGGCTGGCCTTCTGATATTTCTGCCATCACACGTGAACAAGCTGCCAATTATTTTGACCAATACTATGCACCTAATAACTTAACTTTTGCATTGGTTGGTGACTTTGATGAAGATGAAGCCATCAAAATGGCTAAAAAATATTTCGGCCGCATACCTTCAAATGGTAAAAAAGCCGATGATGTCATCACTTTGGGCATGCCACTATTGGGCGATTTCAACTATGAGACTGAAGTTGATGCGCCTCCATCGGCCACCATCCAATGGCGAACCACAGCTTTTGGCGGTAAAGACGATCCCGCATTGAGTGTTTTGGCCGGCGTTTTGTCAGGAAAAACTGGCCGACTCTATAAAAGATTGGTTTTAGAAGACCAAATTGCAACTTCCGCTTCAGCACAAAGTAATACCCAAAAATTTGATGGCAGCTTCTCCGTTGCTGCCAATGGTAAAAAAGGCATCAGCCCAAAATTGTTGAAGAAAACTTTACTTGAAGAGGTTCAAAAAATCATTGATGAAGGCATCACTGATTATGAACTAGAAAAACAGTTAAATCAAAGTGCAGCTGGCCAGTTCAGACGCTTGGAAGATCCTTTCTTTTTGGCCATTCAATTGTTGTATTTCGAAGGTTTACGAGATTGGCGCACCATGGATACCAACTTTGAACGCCTGAACAAAGTCACCAAAGCAGATGTTCAAGCTGTAGCAGAAAAATACCTAACAGGATTCAAAGCATCGGCTTTATACACGCGAAAAGTGTCTGACGAGCCTGTTGATCCTGAATTGGCCGCGTTGAGTCAAGAAGACCAAGACCAAGTAAAACAAATGTTAGGCCAATTGGCCATGGTACCACCTGCACAACTCCCTGCCATTGTGGCACGCATTGAGGGCAGCATGGCACAAGCACCCGCCGACAAACAAGCTGCTATGCAGTATTTACTCAAACAATTGAAAAAACGATTAGACAAGGCAGGAGAGTAATCATGACATTCAAAAAGATAATATTAGCATCGGCTCTGGCCACCGCCATCTTGGCAACAGGTCCTGTCATGGCTAAAAAAAGCATCAGCCAAAAAGGCATAGTCAAGCATCCCAGCAAATTAAAATTCGATGACCGTGAATTGTACTTTGCAGATGCTGGAAAGCATCAAGTAAAGCTCACTGACGGCAATGTGGCTTATGTGGTTGAAGACAATAAGTTTCCCCTCGTCCGCATAACCATCACTTCACCCATTGGGGAATTTATCCTATCTGAGGATGCACCTGCTACTGGTGACATGGCAATGACCATGTTACGAGATGGTGGTACCAAGGATTTGGCTCCCGATGCACTGGATGAGCGCTTAGACTTTTTAGCAACTAGCATACGTTTCAACACCAACTCAGTCAGTTCTTCTGCGAGTTTAGATACTTTGTCTGATAATTTAGATGAGTCTTTGGATTTGATGTTCGACTTGTTGACTGAAACCCGTTTTGATACAGAACGCTTACAAATTAATAAAGACAAAGCGCTTGAAAGCATGCGCCGCAGAAACGATGACACGCGCACCATTGAACCGCGTGTTTGGGCTGAGCTGATTCGAGGTGAAGAATTCTACACCAATCACATGGCCACAGAATCACAAGTCACAGCCATCGACGAAGCGGCAATGAAAAAGTATGTTGATCAAGTGTTTGGTTCAGGCCAACTTTTGGTGGCAGTTTCTGGTGCAGTTGAGCGTGATGTGGTTATAGAAAAACTTAACCAACAACTGGCTCGCTTGCCTGAAATGTCTGTCGAGCGCAACATTCCTGATAATTTGATGCCAAAAGCACCTGGATTATATGGTGTAAATAAAGATGATGTGACCCAAACTCGGGTGACCATTGGACATCCTGGCACCAAACGAGACAACCCTGACTACTATGCCATTCAAGTCATGAATGACATTCTGGGTGGTGGCGGATTCACTTCACGCATCACCAAACGCGTGCGTTCTGATGAAGGATTGGCTTATTCTGCTGGCTCTCGCTATTCTGCTGGTCGCTACTTTGATGGTCAATTCAGGGCCTATTTTCAATCTAAAAATCCTTCAGTGGCACAAGCCACTGCCATTGTTTTAGAGGAAATTGAAAAGATTCAAAACAACCCCGTCAGTGCAAAAGAACTTCAAACTGCACAAGAAGCCCAACTGACATTTTTGGCAGACCTGTACTCAAGCCCTCAAGGTAAAGCCAATCGCTTCGTTACAGATGACTTAAATAATGAAGCAGCTGACTATTGGGAAAACTACGAGCAAAACATCCGTGCTGTTACAGTCGAAGATGTTCAACGGGTTGCCAAAAAATACCTCAATAAAGACCAGTTGCGTATTTTATTGGTGGGTAAATTATCAGAAGCCGAAGCAGGTGATGGAGAACACGGCACCATGGAGTCAGTCACTGGCCTGAAAATGCAAAGAATTGCACTGAAAGAGCCTTTGACGTTAGAGCCATTGAACTAAGCTTATAAAGCCATTCAAGCAAAAAACCCGCCACAATGGCGGGTTTTTTTATACTTCAATCACAAGCATGGGCATCAAAATACCACACATTGATGATTACATCGTTTTTCAATTGGTACATAGAAAAACTGCATTGACTGCGGTCGTTACCTTCGTCATCTACAAAAACTGCTTCTTCTAATAACTGAATAAAACCACCTGATTTTTGACTGCTTCTGATGC
Proteins encoded:
- a CDS encoding M16 family metallopeptidase, giving the protein MAFTKLKRVATALCLLSVSMTQAATTKLQDSVKEVVLDNGMTFLMVQQPGQPNIVGGWVAKVGSANEKPGITGISHLFEHMLFKGSPRIGVKKAKLDDKIRGQLDDIRNQMIEKERGYREQVRLGYGASVTDAELQDDEMKALQKEFDALIEKQRENLVKDEFDQVYTAAGASGMNAFTNQDMTVYFIRVPKNKLEMWMWMESERLSQPVFREFYSERDVVYEERRMRTESTPTGAQDEVFNSMFWRGHPYGWPVVGWPSDISAITREQAANYFDQYYAPNNLTFALVGDFDEDEAIKMAKKYFGRIPSNGKKADDVITLGMPLLGDFNYETEVDAPPSATIQWRTTAFGGKDDPALSVLAGVLSGKTGRLYKRLVLEDQIATSASAQSNTQKFDGSFSVAANGKKGISPKLLKKTLLEEVQKIIDEGITDYELEKQLNQSAAGQFRRLEDPFFLAIQLLYFEGLRDWRTMDTNFERLNKVTKADVQAVAEKYLTGFKASALYTRKVSDEPVDPELAALSQEDQDQVKQMLGQLAMVPPAQLPAIVARIEGSMAQAPADKQAAMQYLLKQLKKRLDKAGE
- a CDS encoding M16 family metallopeptidase — translated: MTFKKIILASALATAILATGPVMAKKSISQKGIVKHPSKLKFDDRELYFADAGKHQVKLTDGNVAYVVEDNKFPLVRITITSPIGEFILSEDAPATGDMAMTMLRDGGTKDLAPDALDERLDFLATSIRFNTNSVSSSASLDTLSDNLDESLDLMFDLLTETRFDTERLQINKDKALESMRRRNDDTRTIEPRVWAELIRGEEFYTNHMATESQVTAIDEAAMKKYVDQVFGSGQLLVAVSGAVERDVVIEKLNQQLARLPEMSVERNIPDNLMPKAPGLYGVNKDDVTQTRVTIGHPGTKRDNPDYYAIQVMNDILGGGGFTSRITKRVRSDEGLAYSAGSRYSAGRYFDGQFRAYFQSKNPSVAQATAIVLEEIEKIQNNPVSAKELQTAQEAQLTFLADLYSSPQGKANRFVTDDLNNEAADYWENYEQNIRAVTVEDVQRVAKKYLNKDQLRILLVGKLSEAEAGDGEHGTMESVTGLKMQRIALKEPLTLEPLN